In a single window of the Osmerus eperlanus chromosome 2, fOsmEpe2.1, whole genome shotgun sequence genome:
- the LOC134033958 gene encoding uncharacterized protein LOC134033958, with protein sequence MENKTITIAEILAKPRNRQQVNIKVKIQDIRDNTTRWLQHECREIQMSTYSVADSTASILLTTWNNMDLSINSWYTLSPVTVKDYNNTITVSTSPSTTAETINRPPRHGVAAPVMDNSEEVTGLIIGAMTTSTITCPKRHPLPNFPPGAPFHMCPTCNQHYITPKLRHQWNVTLTLALNDTTTRELKMDHTVVLNTAPKHIYLDTDPITVTAHFLSIGLVTVHVKDDAVSTLHPCTASASVQEDTDIADETLLTFLDETPSTSDV encoded by the exons ATGGAAAACAAAACCATAACCATAGCTGAAATATTAGCTAAACCAAGAAATCGTCAAcag GTTAATATCAAAGTCAAAATTCAAGACATCCGAGACAACACCACCCGTTGGCTTCAACACGAATGCCGGGAGATACAGATGTCTACCTACTCCGTCGCCGACAGCACTGCCAGTATCCTGCTAACTACGTGGAACAACATGGACCTCAGTATAAACAGCTGGTACAccctctcacctgtcactgTTAAGGACTATAACAACACCATCACTGTCAGCACATCACCATCCACCACAGCAGAGACCATCAATCGACCCCCCAGACATGGTGTAGCTGCACCAGTAATGGACAACTCAGAAGAAGTCACTGGACTCATCATTGGAGCCATGACTACATCAACCATCACCTGTCCCAAAAGGCACCCTCTTCCCAACTTTCCTCCTGGTGCACCTTTCCACATGTGCCCTACATGTaaccaacattatattacacCAAAGCTCCGGCACCAATGGAATGTTACCCTCACATTGGCGCTAAATGACACCACTACAAGAGAATTGAAGATGGATCATACAGTCGTCCTAAACACGGCACCGAAGCACATCTACCTGGACACAGACCCAATCACAGTCACTGCACATTTCCTGTCCATAGGCTTAGTAACTGTGCATGTCAAAGATGATGCTGTTTCAACACTACACCCCTGCACAGCTTCTGCATCTGTTCAAGAAGATACAGACATCGCTGATGAGACCCTCTTGACTTTTTTGGATGAAACGCCTTCTACCAGTGACGTGTaa